A window of the Mucilaginibacter sp. cycad4 genome harbors these coding sequences:
- a CDS encoding TlpA disulfide reductase family protein: protein MTFKNIAAGVCGLLFLQTGFAQTKLKTGVWRAALKTKSGTEIPFNFEVNNTGGKQQLAIINGAEHFKVTDVATKGDSVFIHMPLFNSEFKLKLNGDSLNGNWVRHLADNDLLVPFSAQPNTSWRFFKNTEKPAFNIGGRWSAVFGEGEGRDTTVGEFKQDGNKLTGTFLTTTGDYRFLEGTVNGNKLYLSTFDGGHAYTFTATIGDDKTITDGKFYAGYSAVQPWTAVKDENAQLPDAYSLTSLKPGYKKIAFSFKDLDSKTVSLDDARFRNKVVIVQILGSWCPNCMDETAYMVNYYKKYHNKGVEVIGLAYERTTDFEKSKKALQQVKDRFKVPYSLLVTGYTSDKKQTAQSLPMLSKVVGFPTTIIIDKNGDVQKIHTGFNGPGTGDHYTEFISEFEKLTDDLIQAPPAP, encoded by the coding sequence ATGACTTTCAAAAATATCGCGGCCGGTGTTTGCGGATTATTATTTCTGCAAACCGGCTTTGCTCAAACAAAACTCAAAACCGGTGTATGGCGCGCTGCGCTCAAAACCAAATCAGGTACCGAAATCCCTTTTAATTTCGAGGTTAACAATACAGGCGGCAAACAACAATTAGCTATCATTAACGGTGCTGAGCATTTTAAGGTAACAGACGTTGCCACCAAAGGCGATTCGGTATTTATCCATATGCCGCTGTTCAATTCAGAATTTAAACTGAAACTTAACGGAGATAGTCTTAACGGCAACTGGGTAAGGCACCTGGCGGATAATGATCTTCTTGTTCCGTTCAGCGCCCAGCCTAACACTTCATGGCGCTTTTTTAAAAATACTGAAAAACCGGCATTTAATATCGGCGGCCGCTGGTCGGCAGTGTTTGGTGAGGGCGAGGGCCGCGATACCACCGTCGGCGAATTTAAACAGGATGGGAATAAACTTACCGGTACATTCCTAACTACCACCGGCGACTATCGTTTTTTAGAAGGAACGGTGAATGGCAATAAACTATACCTGTCAACTTTTGACGGAGGCCATGCCTATACCTTTACTGCTACTATAGGCGATGATAAAACCATTACCGATGGTAAATTTTATGCCGGCTATTCGGCAGTTCAACCCTGGACTGCTGTAAAGGACGAAAACGCCCAACTGCCCGATGCATATTCGCTCACTTCATTAAAACCGGGGTATAAAAAAATAGCTTTCAGCTTTAAGGACCTTGATAGCAAAACCGTTTCGCTTGATGATGCCCGGTTCAGGAACAAAGTGGTAATTGTGCAGATATTGGGTTCATGGTGCCCCAACTGTATGGACGAAACAGCCTATATGGTTAACTACTATAAAAAATATCACAATAAAGGTGTTGAGGTAATTGGCCTGGCTTATGAGCGTACCACCGATTTTGAAAAATCAAAGAAAGCGCTGCAGCAGGTAAAAGACAGGTTTAAAGTACCTTATTCGCTGTTGGTGACCGGCTATACCAGCGATAAAAAGCAAACCGCCCAAAGCCTGCCCATGTTATCAAAAGTGGTTGGCTTCCCTACCACCATCATTATTGATAAAAACGGCGACGTACAAAAGATCCATACAGGTTTCAACGGCCCCGGAACAGGAGATCATTATACCGAGTTTATCAGCGAGTTTGAAAAGCTGACGGATGATCTAATCCAGGCCCCCCCCGCCCCCTAA
- a CDS encoding DUF5687 family protein: protein MITTFLGHELKAFWRSKNTGKSIAIRVVMALLILYLFGCILLAGLFLNEILGQVFPHDDIVVSFCGIILLYFLFDLMMRMQLQELPTLRVQPYLHLPIKRNTVVGYLAFTAMLSVFNLWPIILFAPFVLKVILTDSGALPALAFILAIIGFMLFNNYLSLFIKRKANLNGWVFLVFAAALILIITGDFRFHLYSVRNISYLYFGHLLNKPALVLLPVVLAAIMYYINFAYLKQNLYLEELSSRKASAYKSSTEFPLLNRFGKVGDLVANELKLIFRNKRPRSALVMGLFFMFYGLIFYTNKQFGQNMYIFVGMFMTGIFIISYGQFMYSWQGAHFDGLLVSKINFRDFLKAKYLLFTMVSTVAFILTTPYAYFGWHIVLVHFVMYLWNIGVNTTIVLFFANRNAKRIDLSKGASFNWEGVGATQMLISFPLMITPYIIYLPFSLFKHADIGLAMLAGTGIIFILTSDFWVKKLEEDFMQKRYTVAEGFRNK from the coding sequence ATGATCACTACCTTTCTCGGGCACGAGCTTAAAGCTTTCTGGCGGTCAAAAAATACAGGTAAAAGTATTGCTATCCGCGTGGTAATGGCCTTACTTATCCTTTATCTTTTTGGATGTATTTTGCTTGCCGGTTTGTTTTTGAATGAAATTCTGGGCCAGGTTTTTCCGCATGATGATATAGTGGTTTCTTTTTGCGGTATCATCCTGCTTTATTTTTTGTTTGACCTGATGATGCGCATGCAATTGCAGGAACTGCCTACGTTAAGGGTGCAACCATATCTTCATTTACCCATAAAAAGGAATACGGTAGTCGGCTATCTGGCTTTTACGGCCATGCTCTCGGTTTTTAACCTGTGGCCCATTATACTTTTTGCACCCTTTGTTTTAAAAGTGATTCTTACCGATTCAGGCGCTTTGCCTGCGTTGGCTTTTATATTGGCTATTATCGGTTTCATGCTTTTCAATAACTACCTCTCGCTGTTTATTAAACGCAAGGCCAATCTTAACGGCTGGGTTTTTCTGGTGTTCGCAGCAGCCCTCATCCTCATTATCACCGGCGATTTCAGGTTTCACCTGTATTCGGTACGCAATATTTCTTATTTGTACTTTGGTCATTTGCTCAATAAACCGGCGTTGGTATTACTGCCTGTTGTGCTTGCTGCAATTATGTATTACATCAATTTTGCCTACTTAAAACAAAACCTGTACCTCGAAGAGTTAAGCTCCCGCAAGGCATCGGCTTATAAAAGCAGTACGGAGTTTCCGCTGTTAAACAGGTTTGGTAAAGTTGGTGACCTCGTCGCTAACGAGTTGAAACTGATCTTCCGTAATAAGCGGCCCCGGTCTGCATTAGTTATGGGCTTGTTCTTTATGTTTTACGGGCTCATATTTTATACCAATAAGCAGTTTGGGCAAAACATGTACATTTTTGTTGGGATGTTCATGACCGGTATTTTTATTATCAGTTATGGGCAGTTCATGTATAGCTGGCAGGGTGCTCATTTTGATGGCCTGCTGGTAAGCAAGATCAATTTCCGCGATTTTTTAAAGGCAAAATACCTGCTGTTTACCATGGTATCAACCGTGGCTTTTATATTGACTACTCCCTATGCCTATTTTGGCTGGCACATTGTTTTGGTGCATTTTGTAATGTACCTGTGGAACATCGGCGTCAACACAACCATTGTGCTGTTTTTTGCTAACCGCAATGCCAAACGGATAGATCTGTCAAAAGGTGCATCATTTAACTGGGAAGGGGTAGGGGCAACGCAAATGCTTATTTCGTTTCCCTTGATGATCACGCCGTATATCATTTACCTCCCTTTCTCCCTGTTTAAACATGCCGACATAGGCCTGGCCATGCTGGCCGGTACCGGGATCATATTCATTTTAACCAGCGATTTTTGGGTGAAAAAACTGGAGGAGGATTTTATGCAAAAACGTTATACCGTTGCCGAAGGCTTCAGAAATAAATAA
- a CDS encoding ABC transporter ATP-binding protein → MIEVRNLKKIYNGITVVDVPALQINKGESVGLVGNNGAGKTTLFRMVLDLIRAESGEILSNDELVAGHEKWKDYTAAYLDEGFLIDYLTPEEYFYFIGGLHSHNRAYVDEVLVGLTDFFNGEILKKGKYVRDLSKGNQCKVGVAACLLQEPQLLMLDEPFANIDPSTQFRLKNLLKDLNKNKGVTTIVSSHDLNHITDVCDRILLMEKGVIIKDIATSSSTLNELEAYFGVEVAPPAP, encoded by the coding sequence ATGATTGAAGTAAGAAATCTTAAAAAAATTTATAACGGGATTACCGTTGTGGATGTACCTGCCCTGCAAATTAACAAAGGCGAAAGCGTTGGTCTTGTAGGTAATAACGGTGCAGGCAAAACCACGCTGTTCCGGATGGTGCTCGACCTCATTCGCGCCGAAAGCGGCGAGATCTTATCCAACGATGAACTTGTAGCCGGTCATGAAAAATGGAAGGACTATACCGCGGCCTATCTCGACGAAGGTTTCCTGATAGATTACCTTACGCCTGAAGAGTATTTTTATTTTATAGGAGGGCTGCATAGTCATAACCGCGCGTATGTTGACGAGGTGTTGGTTGGCCTAACCGATTTTTTTAATGGCGAGATCCTGAAGAAAGGAAAGTACGTCCGCGACCTGTCAAAAGGTAACCAATGCAAAGTTGGTGTAGCGGCCTGTCTGTTACAGGAGCCTCAGCTTCTAATGCTGGACGAACCTTTCGCCAATATCGACCCAAGTACCCAGTTCAGGCTTAAAAACCTGTTGAAGGACCTCAATAAAAACAAAGGAGTAACCACCATAGTATCCAGCCATGACCTTAACCACATCACCGATGTGTGCGACCGGATCCTGCTGATGGAAAAAGGTGTGATCATTAAAGATATTGCAACCAGCTCGTCAACGTTAAACGAGTTGGAAGCGTATTTTGGCGTTGAGGTCGCCCCCCCCGCCCCCTAA
- a CDS encoding replication-associated recombination protein A yields MNNLPPLAERMRPKSLDDYVGQKHLVGPGAVLRKAIESGSLPSMIFWGPPGVGKTTLAYIISQSLFRPFFALSAINSGVKDVREVIEKASLLKQQGEILPILFIDEIHRFSKSQQDSLLGAVERGIVTLIGATTENPSFEVISALLSRCQVYILQSLSETDLIDLLNKAMKEDVALKEKSVTIKDHEALLRLSGGDARKLLNIFELLVNAFDTPEIILTDEVVLEHVQQNMALYDKTGEQHYDIISAFIKSMRGSDPNGAVYWLARMIVGGEDPLFIARRMLILASEDIGNANPNALLLAQSCFEAVNKIGMPESQLILSQTAIYLATSAKSNSATTAIGAAIALVRQTGDLPVPLHLRNAPTKFMKNIGYGKDYKYAHSYEGNFTDLDFLPDAIRGTKIYDPGNNARENESKEKLRKLWGDRYKY; encoded by the coding sequence TCCTCCATTAGCCGAACGTATGCGCCCCAAATCGCTTGATGATTATGTTGGGCAAAAACACCTTGTTGGGCCGGGGGCTGTTTTACGGAAAGCTATCGAATCGGGCTCATTACCGTCGATGATATTCTGGGGGCCGCCGGGAGTAGGTAAAACCACTTTGGCTTATATTATTTCACAGTCATTATTTCGTCCGTTTTTTGCTTTAAGTGCCATCAACTCGGGCGTAAAAGACGTAAGAGAAGTGATTGAAAAAGCATCCCTGTTAAAACAACAAGGCGAAATATTGCCGATATTATTTATCGATGAGATCCACCGGTTTTCCAAATCGCAGCAGGATTCATTATTAGGCGCTGTAGAGCGGGGCATTGTTACACTGATAGGTGCCACTACTGAGAACCCATCTTTTGAGGTGATCTCGGCTTTGCTGTCGCGATGCCAGGTATATATTTTACAATCCCTTTCTGAAACAGATCTGATCGATTTGCTCAACAAAGCCATGAAAGAAGACGTGGCTTTGAAAGAAAAAAGCGTCACCATCAAAGATCATGAGGCTTTATTGCGCCTTTCGGGAGGGGATGCCCGCAAACTGCTCAATATTTTCGAGCTGCTGGTAAACGCTTTTGATACGCCTGAAATAATACTGACCGATGAGGTTGTACTGGAGCACGTACAACAAAATATGGCGCTGTATGATAAAACCGGTGAGCAGCACTATGATATCATTTCGGCCTTTATAAAATCCATGCGGGGCTCTGATCCTAACGGTGCCGTTTATTGGCTGGCCCGTATGATAGTAGGCGGCGAAGACCCGCTTTTCATAGCCCGGCGCATGCTGATCCTGGCATCCGAAGATATTGGCAACGCTAATCCCAACGCGTTACTGCTTGCACAAAGCTGCTTTGAGGCCGTAAATAAAATAGGCATGCCCGAATCGCAGCTTATTTTATCGCAAACGGCTATCTACCTGGCAACATCGGCTAAAAGTAATTCGGCCACTACGGCTATTGGTGCAGCCATAGCACTGGTGCGTCAAACCGGCGATTTGCCCGTGCCCCTGCACTTACGTAACGCCCCAACCAAATTCATGAAAAACATAGGTTATGGTAAGGACTATAAATATGCCCATAGCTACGAAGGCAATTTTACCGATCTTGATTTTCTGCCGGATGCTATCCGCGGTACAAAGATTTACGATCCAGGTAACAATGCGCGCGAAAACGAATCAAAAGAAAAGTTAAGAAAACTTTGGGGCGACAGGTATAAATACTAA